The Pseudonocardia sp. HH130630-07 DNA window GGCAGCGCCGGGACCTGCACCTCAAGGGATCCGGGCGCACCCCGTTCGCCCGTGGCGGCGACGGGCTCGCCCCGCTCGGCCCGATGCTGCGCGAGTACCTGATCTCCGAGGCGATGCACGCGCTCGGGGTGCCGTCGACCCGGTCGCTCGCCGTGGTCGCGACCGGCGCCGAGGTGTGGCGCGAGCGTGGGCCGGAGCCGGGCGCCGTACTCGCCCGCACGGCGTCGAGCCACCTGCGGGTCGGGACCTTCCAGTATGCGGCCGCGACCGGTGATCCCGACGTCCTGCGCCGGCTCGCCGACCACGCGATCGCCCGGCACCACCCGTCCGCGGCCGGGGCCGACGAGCCCTACCTGGAACTCTACCGCCGGGTCGTCGGGGCGCAGGCCCGGCTCATCGCGCAGTGGATGCACCTCGGGTTCGTGCACGGGGTCATGAACACCGACAACATGACGATCTCCGGCGAGACGATCGACTACGGCCCGTGCGCCTTCCTCGACGCGCACGACCCGGCCGCCGTCTACAGCTCGATCGACGAGGGCGGTCGCTACGCCTACGGCAACCAGCCCGGCATCGCCCAGTGGAACCTGGCCCGCTTCGGCGAGGCGCTGCTCCCGCTGTTGTCCGAGGACACCGACGTCGCGGTCGGGCTCGCCACCGAGGTGCTGCAGGGCTTCGCCGAGGGCTACCAGGACGCCCGCGACCGCGGCTACGCGGCGAAGATCGGGCTGGACGCGCCGGGACCGCTGCTCACCGGCCTCGCCGCGCTGCTGGCCGAGCACCGGCCCGACCACACGCTGTTCTTCCGCAGGCTCTCGGCCGCGGCCCGGGGCGACGACGGCCCGGTCCGCGAGCTGTTCGCCGACCCGGACGCCCCGGCGGAGTGGCTGGGGTCCTGGCGCGCGGCCGGTCCGGACCCGGACGCCATGGACCGGGTCAACCCGGTCTACGTCCCGCGCAACCACCTCGTCGAGGCGGCGCTGGAGGCCGCGGTGCGCGACGACGATCTCGAACCGCTGCAGTGGCTGCTGCAGGTGCTCGCCCACCCCTACGACGAGCGCGCGGGCTACGAGCGGTTCGCCCAGCCGGCCGGTCCGGACGCTCCGCGCTTCGTGACGTTCTGCGGGACGTGACTCCCGGCGGGGCCGGGCAGGGCCCGGGCCCGCGGCCGACTATGCTCCGCGGTGCGGACGAGTCGGTCGGGCGACCGCGTCGGGGCCTCCGGGTCCCGCCGAGGAAAGTCCGGACTCCACAGGGCAGGGTGGTTGTCAACGGCAACCCGGGGAGACCCGCGGGACAGTGCCACAGAGAACAGACCGCCTCCGGTCTCCGGACCGGGGGTAAGGGTGAAACGGTGGTGTAAGAGACCACCAGTACCCCGGGTGACCGGGGTGGCTCGGTAAACCCCACCCGGAGCAAGGTCGAAAGGTCACGCGCGAGCGTGGCTGCGCAGGCGTTCGAGGGCTGCCCGCCCGAGCCTGCGGGTGGACCGCTGGAGCCTGCCGGCGACGGCAGGCCGAGATGGATGGTCGCCGAACGGTGCACCGTGAGGTGCCCGGGAACAGGATCCGGCTTACAGACCGGCTCGTCCGCACCCCACCGCGCCACCTGGGTAATCCGCTCGCGGGCGTCGCTACGTTCGGTCCGTGACCTCTTCGGGCAACCGGGCTCTCGCCGTCCTCGCCACCGACGAACGCACGCAGCTCGAGGCGTTCCTCGACGAGTACCGGCAGCGGGCCGACGACGCGCTGGACGGGCTGACCGAGGAACAGGCCCGGCGGAGCCTGGTGCCCTCCCGGACCACGCTGCTCGGCCTGGTCAAGCACCTCACGTTCGTGGAACGGGTGTGGTTCGGCGAGGTCGTCACCGGGACACCGCGGACCGCGTTCGGGCTCCCGGCGGCCTCGGAGGACTCGTTCCTGCTCGACGACGGCGACACCGTCGCCTCGGTGCTCGCCGCGCACCGCGACGCCTGCGCGGCGTCCCGCGCCGCCGTCGCCGGCCGCGCGCTGGACGACGTCCTCACCGGCCACCGGTTCGGCGCGATGACGCTGCGCTGGATCCACCTGCACTGCCTGCGGGAGTTCGCCCAGCACGCCGGGCACGCCGACATCCTGCGCGAACAGGTCGTGACACCGAATCACTTGACCTGAAGTCAGCTGTAGATCAGAGGATCCCCGGTGTGCGGGCACGGTGCCCGCGGACCACGGGAGGACACGATGGCGACACCCCAGGACGACGCGGTCACGGTGCTGGGCACCGGAGCGATGGGCTCGGCGATCGCCGGGGTACTGCTGGAGCGCGGTCACCGGGTCACGGTGTGGAACCGGACGGCGAGCCGGGCCGCCGCGCTGACCGGGAAGGGCGCGAGGGCGGCATCCTCGGTCGAGGCCGCGGTCTCGGCGAGCCCGCTGGTGCTCGTCTCGCTGCTCGACGGAGCCGCCGCGGACGGTGTGCTCGCCCGGGCCGGTGCCGCACTGGCCGGGCGGACCCTGGCCGACCTCACCAGCGGCGCACCGGCGCAGGCCAGGACCCGAGCCCGGTGGGCGGACGCGCACGGCGTCGCGTACCTCGACGGGACGGTGCTCGGGGACCCGTCGGACGTGGGGTCCCCGGCCGTCACGATCGGCGTCGGCGGGGCGGCACCGGTGTTCGCCGCGCACGAGGCGGTGCTGCGCGCGCTGGGCTCGGTGACCCACCACGGCGCGGACCCCGGCGCGGCGGCCGTCGAGTTCCACGCCCAGGTCGGCGCGAGCTACGAGATCCTCGTCGGGTTCCTGCACGCGCTGCGGCTGGTCCGCGCCGAGGGGGCCGACGGCGTCGGCTTCGCCGAACGGCTCGGAGCCACGCTGGCGGCCTACCCCGCGTTGCTGACGGGGTTCGCCGCGGCGGTGGCCGACGGCCGGTACGAGCCGGACCTGGGGACCCTCGACCTGCAGGAGGCGCTGATGGACGATCTGGTCGAGCACCGCGAGTCGCTCGGGATCGACGCCGTGCGGATGCGTGAGGTGCGGCGCCTGATGCGGCGGCGGATCGCCCAGGGGCACGGTGACCAGGGCTTCTCCGGGCTGTACGAGGTCCTCGAACCGTGAGTCCGCACGGCGGTCCGGTCGTCCTCGGGGGCAGCCGGACCCGCCGAGCCGTGTCCCCGGAACCCGGCCGGCGCGGGTAGCGTCCCGGCGGTCGGCGAGCGGCGGGAGAGCATGGACGTCACCGGGGAGATCATCGTCTGGCGCGGCCCCGCGCCGTTCCACTTAGTGCGTCTGCCCGCGGCCCCGGCGGCGGAGGTGGCCGACCTGAGCCGCGACGTCAGCTACGGCTGGGGCATGGTCCCGGTCGACGCCGAGCTGGGCGCGACCCGCTGGTCGACCTCCCTGTGGCCCAAGGACGGCGGCTACCTGCTCCCGGTGAAGGACGCCGTGCGCCGGGCCGAGGCCGTCGACGCCGGTGACGTCGTGACGGTGCGGATGCTGATCCGTCCCCGCCGCTGAGCCGTATCGCGGCGCGCGCCGGCTCGTTGGTCCGGGCATCGCGGGTCGAGGAGGACACATGCGACGGCGGCACATTCTCGTCGCCGGGGCCACGGCGGTGGCCGCGGCGCTGCTCGCGGCGAACCCGGCGTTCGCGCTGGACCCGTTCGGTCCCTCCGGGACGGTCACGGTCACCCCGGCCGCGCAGAACCAGTTCGCCGGGACCTTCGACCGCGGGGCCGGTGACCGCGCGTTCACCTCCCGGCTCGGTGCCCCGCCGGACGGCGGGGCCGGTGCGCTGGAGCTGCGCACGCCCGGCGACGGCGACAAGGTCCAGTTCGTCACGCACGAGGTCGCCGGGCCGCTGTCCCGGTTCGCGTCGAGCAGCTACCGGGCCGTGCGCGATCCGGCGGCGCCGGGGGAGGCCGCCCCGTCGTTCCAGATCGCCGTCGACATCGACGGCGGCGAACTCGGCCCGCAGGAGCTGCACCTGCTGACCTACCTGCCCGAGCCGGCGCCGCCCGGCCGGTGGACCCGCTACGACGTCGGGTCCGGGACGTTCTGCCTCACCCGGCAGACCGGTTCGGTGGACGCCTACCGCGAGTGCGCCGACGGCGCCCCGCGGTACTCCCTCGACGAGGTCGCCGCCGCGCACCCCGGCGTGACCGCCTACGCGGCGGGGGTCAACCAGGGGGCCGGGAACGCCGGTCTGGTGTCGGCCGTCGACCTGATCCAGGTCGGGAACCGCACCTACGACCTGGAACCCGGCTGATCAGCTGACGCAGAACTCGTTGCCCTCCGGGTCGTGCAGCGTGGTGGTGACGGGGCCGCGGTCCGACGTCACCCAGGCCACCTCGGCCCCGAGGCCGACCAGCCGCTGCACCTCGGCGGGCGCGTCCTCGGCCCCGACCTGCAGATCGAGGTGCACCCGGTTCTTGGCCGTCTTCGGCTCGGGGACCCGCTGCACGAAGACCCGCGGCCCGTCGCCCCGGCAGGCCGCGACGTCGCGGAACGACGCGCGGTCACCGTCGCGCAGCACCTCGTCGTCGGAGAGGTGGCCGGCCGCGAGCAGTCCGGTCACGACGTCGGTGTGGTCCTCCACCTCGTAGCCCAGCGCGGCCGCCCAGAACCGGACGAGTGCGTGCGGGTCGGTGGCGTCGAGGACGATCTGCAGGGTCGGAGTCATGGACCGATTCTGCCGCTCGTCGCGGACAGCCGGTGACCTGATTCACCTCACGCCCAGAGTGTGGAAGGGGCATAGGCTGATCGCGTGCAGTACGACTTCGTCGATCTCCGGCTGTTCCTGCACGTGGTGGCCGAGGGATCGATCACCGGCGGTGCCGGGCGGGCCAACCTCAGCCTGCCGTCGGCCAGTGCCCGGATCCGGGCACTGGAACGCCACGCCGGGGTCGACCTGCTGGTCCGCGGCCGGCGCGGGGTCCGCACGACGCCGGCCGGCATGGCACTGGCCCGGCACGCCCGCGACGTGCTGGACCGCGCCGCCCGGCTGGACGGCGCGATCGCCTCCTACGCCCGGCCGGCGACCACGCCGCTGGCGCTGGCGGCCGGCACCTCGGCGATGCACGGGCTGGTCCCGCGCGCGGTGACGTCGTTCCTGCTCGCCCACCCGGACGCCGATGTCGACGTCGCCGTCCACCGCAGCGTCGAGACCGCCCGGCTGCTCGTCGACGGCGCGGCCGACCTGGGCGTCGTGCTCGACGACGTGGCCGCGGCGTCGGGCCTGGCCGCCGAGTCGCTGTGCGACGACTCGCTGGTCGTCATCGGGCCGCCCGGCGGTGTGCTGGACGGCCGCGACCAGCTGGCCTACGCCGAGGCCGCGGAACACCCGATGGTGGGGCTCACACCCGCCTCCCCGTTCCAGGTCGCGCTCACCGGGCACGCCGGTCCGTCGGCGCCGGTGCCCCGGTACCGGACCCGGGTCGCGGACTTCGCGACGGTGGTCGCGCTGGCCGGGGCCGGAGCCGGGATCGCGATCGTCCCGCGCCGGGCCGCCGCCGGCCCGGTCCGGTCCGGCGCGCTCGCCGCCTGCGAGCTGGCGGAGCCGTGGGCCCGGCGCGGGTTGTCGCTGTGCTGGGGCGCCGCGCTGGAACGGGGCTCGCCGAGCTGGCCGGTGGCCGCGGCGCTCGCCGACCATCTCCGAGCTGCCTCCGTCGCAGCCGAAGGCTGACGCCGGTGAATGCGCATTGTGGGCGCACCGCGCCGGGGTGATCCTCGGGTCATGGACACGAGCCCCGGCCCGGACGCCGACGTGGTGGAACGGACCCTCGCGACCGTGCGGCGGGTCGTGGTGCCGGTCGTCGCCGGTCTGGTCGTCCTGGTGGCGGTGCTCGCGGCCGACGCCGCCGAGTCCGGGGTGGCCGCCCGCAGCGGCGCGACCCGGGTGACCGCGACGGTCCTGCAGACCCGGGCCGATCCCGGGCCCGTACCGGTCACCTGGCGCGATCCCGGGCGGGGCGTCCGGGTCGCGGACGTCCGGCTCGGACAGGCCGCCACGGCCGGGCGCACGGTGACCCTGTGGCTCGGCCCGGACGGTGCGCCGACCGTCCCGCGCGACCGGGCCGCGGTGCTCGCCGCGGGGGTCACACGCGGCGCGTGGGTGCTCGGCGTCGGTGGGCTGCTGGTCCTGCTGGTGGACCGCGTGGCCCGGCGGGCGGCGCTGCTCCGGGCGTCGGACCGCCTCGACCGGGAGTGGCGGGCCACGGAGCTGCGCTGGCGGGAGGACCTCGCGGGCTGATCCGCGCCCGGCCGTCAGACCACGGCGCCGTCGCCCCGGGCCCGATCCCGCCCGGCCCGCCCCGAGCGGCGCCCGGACTTGCCGACCGGCTGCCGGTCCCGCCCGGTCCGCGGCGGCGCCTGTCCCCACCGCCGCTGCAGCAGGATCGCGACCGGCCCGGCGACGACGATCGTCGACACCGTCCCGACCACGATGCCCACGATCAGCGCCAGCGCGAAGTCGGCCAGCGTCGCGCCGCCCAGGAACAGCAGCATCGCCAGGATCACCAGCGTCGAGATGCCGGTGTTCACCGTGCGCGGCAGCGTGGACAGCACGGCGGAGCCGACCACCCGGTGGAACGGTTCGCCCGCCCGCGCCGCCCAGTGCTCCCGGACCCGGTCGAACACCACCACGGTGTCGTTCACCGAGTACCCGATGACGGTGAGCAGCGCGGCGAGGAACACGCCGTCGACCGGTCGCCCGGTCCAGGCGAACACCCCGACCACGACGAGGACGTTCGCGAGCAGCGCCGCGACCGCCCCGGCGCCGAACGTCCAGCGGAACCGGAACGCCAGGTAGACGAACTGCGCCGCCAGGGCCACGGCGAGCGCGATGATGCCGCCGCGGGCGAGCTCGGCGCCGAGGCTCGGGCCGATCATCTCGTCGCGCAGCACCTCCGCGCCGCCGCCGGCCGCGCCGACGGACTCGCGCAGCGCGGCGACCGCGGCGTCGTCCAGCTGCCCGGAGCGCAGCCCGACCGCGCCGTCGCCGGTCGTGGTGACCTGCAGGTCGGGGTAGCCGGCCGCGGTGACGGCGGCCCTGGCCTGCTCGGCGGTGATCTCGTTCGCCGTCGTGAACTCGACGAGCCGGCCGCCGGTGAACTCCACCCCGAGCTCCAGGCCGCGGACGAACAGCCCGCTGGTCGCCACCACCAGCACGACGCCGGCGACCGCCAGCACCTTGCCCGCGTTGCGCAGGAAGCCGGGGTCCCGGGACTCCAGCCGGGTGCGGACCGGGCCGATCGCCGCGATCCCGGACAGCCGCGGCCGCCGTCGCACGGCCGGGATCCGGAGCACGGCGAGGGTGAGGAGCCGGGAGAGCACCAGCGCCGAGAACAGCGACACCACGACGCCGATGACCAGCGTGACCCCGAAGCCGCGGACCGGCCCGGACGCCAGCCCGAACAGCAGCACCGCGGCGAGCAACGAGGTGACGGCGACGTCACCGACCGCGGACAGCGAGTGCCGGTAACCGGCCTCCGACGCCCGGTCCAGCCGTGGTCGCAGCGCGTACTCCTCCCGGGAGCGTTCGGCGATGAGCACGTTGGCGTCGACGGCCATACCGACGGCGAGCACGAACGCGGCCAGCCCCGGCAGGGTCAGCGTGGCCCCGAGCCCGGTCTGCACCGCGTAGGCGATCAGCGCGTACCCGCCCAGCGCCACGACGGCGACCAGCCCCACGAGCCGGTAGACGACGACCAGGAACACCGCGGTGAGTGCGGAGCCGATGATCGCGGCCCAGGCGCTCGCGGAGATCGCGTCGGCGCCCAGCGTCGGGCCGACGGTCCGCTGCTCGATGATCTCGACCGGGACCGGCAGCGCGCCGCCCTCGACGAGTACGGCCAGCTCGGAGGCCTGTTCCTGGGAGAAGTTGCCGGTGATGGTCGTCTGCCCGCCGACCATGCCGACCCCGCACGGGATGTCCTCGACCACCTGCGGCGAGGAGATCACCTGGTCGTCGAGCACGATCGCGACCCGGCGCTGCGGCGCGCCGGACGGGGCGCAGGCGGCCTCGCCGGTGAGTGCCTGCCAGCGGGCCGGCCCCTCGCCGTCGAAACCGATCTGCACCTCGAACCCGACCGACTGCTGCGACGGCACGGCCTGCGCCGAGGCGATCATGTCGCCCTGCAGGGCGGCCGGGCCGATCTGCAGCGGCTGCCCGGTCTCGTCGACCGTCGGCGTGCCGCCCGGGGCCCCGGGCACACCCACCGGGTGCATCCGCAGCTGCGCGGTGCGGCCGAGCGTGTCGGCGGCCTCGGCCGGGTCGGTCAGCCCCGGCAGCTCGACGATGATCCGGTTCTCCCCGGAACGGGTGAGGGACGGCTCGGCGACGCCGAGGCCGTCGACCCGGCCGCGCAGGACCTCCAGCACCCGGTCGGTGGCGGCGGCGTCGGCGGGCACCTCCTCGGTGTCCCGGGTCTCCAGGACGATCTGGGTGCCACCGCGCAGGTCCAGGCCCAGCGTGGGGGCGGTGGTGAGGGCGACGACGGCGGACACGGCGAGCACGGCGAGCGCGACCATGGCGCGCCACAGCACGGGGCGTTGTTGCACGGGTGATCCTCGGGGCAGCGTCCGGCGGGGGACGGGCGGTCGGGGGTGCTCGGACGGCGGGCCGTCGGGTGATCTCCGGCGGCGGGCCGTCGGGTGATCTCCGGCGGCGGGTCGTCGGGTGATCAGGCGACCGGCGGGCCGCGCGGATCGGCGGTCCCGCCGTGCCCGGGATGCGCGCCGGTCGCGCCCACCCGCCGCGCCGGGGCCGGGCCCGGGACCGGTGCGGCGAGCACGGTCGTCAGCTCCGGGCCGGGGTGACCGGGCGGGCCGTCGTCGCCGGTGGGGGTGGCGGCCGCGGATCCGGCGGCCGGGCGCACCGGCAGCGCCACCTGCGGGGCGGCGGCCGGCGCCGGGTCGTCACCGGCCCGGGCCGGTGCCGGTGCCGCCGCGGCCACCGCGTTCCCCACGACCGGGGCGAGGACCGCGACCAGCACCAGCAGCAGCACGGCGGCCAGCCGCCGGGCGGGGGTGCGGGTCGGGCTCACGTCCGGTTCCGTCCGGTTCGAGGGGAAAGCGAGGGGTCTGTCCGGAAACGGTACCCGGCGGCGTGCGGCGCCCGTGTGCCCCACCGCGCCCGGCCGGCACGGCGAACGGGCAGAATCGGCGTTCGCACGATACGGACGCCAGAAGGGGAGAGTCGTGAGCACGGAGACGATCGAGTTCCAGGCCGAGGCCCGCCAGCTGCTGCGGCTCATGATCCACTCGATCTACTCGAACAAGGACGTGTTCCTGCGCGAGCTGATCTC harbors:
- a CDS encoding protein adenylyltransferase SelO, with the translated sequence MTAATDIAFENTFVRDLEGLYLPWTAAPAPDPRAMLVNDALARDLGLDPGVLRSPAGLGLLTGTAVPGSATTVAQAYAGHQFGNYSPRLGDGRAMLLGELVTPDGQRRDLHLKGSGRTPFARGGDGLAPLGPMLREYLISEAMHALGVPSTRSLAVVATGAEVWRERGPEPGAVLARTASSHLRVGTFQYAAATGDPDVLRRLADHAIARHHPSAAGADEPYLELYRRVVGAQARLIAQWMHLGFVHGVMNTDNMTISGETIDYGPCAFLDAHDPAAVYSSIDEGGRYAYGNQPGIAQWNLARFGEALLPLLSEDTDVAVGLATEVLQGFAEGYQDARDRGYAAKIGLDAPGPLLTGLAALLAEHRPDHTLFFRRLSAAARGDDGPVRELFADPDAPAEWLGSWRAAGPDPDAMDRVNPVYVPRNHLVEAALEAAVRDDDLEPLQWLLQVLAHPYDERAGYERFAQPAGPDAPRFVTFCGT
- a CDS encoding DinB family protein; the protein is MTSSGNRALAVLATDERTQLEAFLDEYRQRADDALDGLTEEQARRSLVPSRTTLLGLVKHLTFVERVWFGEVVTGTPRTAFGLPAASEDSFLLDDGDTVASVLAAHRDACAASRAAVAGRALDDVLTGHRFGAMTLRWIHLHCLREFAQHAGHADILREQVVTPNHLT
- a CDS encoding NAD(P)-dependent oxidoreductase, which translates into the protein MATPQDDAVTVLGTGAMGSAIAGVLLERGHRVTVWNRTASRAAALTGKGARAASSVEAAVSASPLVLVSLLDGAAADGVLARAGAALAGRTLADLTSGAPAQARTRARWADAHGVAYLDGTVLGDPSDVGSPAVTIGVGGAAPVFAAHEAVLRALGSVTHHGADPGAAAVEFHAQVGASYEILVGFLHALRLVRAEGADGVGFAERLGATLAAYPALLTGFAAAVADGRYEPDLGTLDLQEALMDDLVEHRESLGIDAVRMREVRRLMRRRIAQGHGDQGFSGLYEVLEP
- a CDS encoding DUF1905 domain-containing protein; this translates as MDVTGEIIVWRGPAPFHLVRLPAAPAAEVADLSRDVSYGWGMVPVDAELGATRWSTSLWPKDGGYLLPVKDAVRRAEAVDAGDVVTVRMLIRPRR
- a CDS encoding VOC family protein; translation: MTPTLQIVLDATDPHALVRFWAAALGYEVEDHTDVVTGLLAAGHLSDDEVLRDGDRASFRDVAACRGDGPRVFVQRVPEPKTAKNRVHLDLQVGAEDAPAEVQRLVGLGAEVAWVTSDRGPVTTTLHDPEGNEFCVS
- a CDS encoding LysR family transcriptional regulator, whose product is MQYDFVDLRLFLHVVAEGSITGGAGRANLSLPSASARIRALERHAGVDLLVRGRRGVRTTPAGMALARHARDVLDRAARLDGAIASYARPATTPLALAAGTSAMHGLVPRAVTSFLLAHPDADVDVAVHRSVETARLLVDGAADLGVVLDDVAAASGLAAESLCDDSLVVIGPPGGVLDGRDQLAYAEAAEHPMVGLTPASPFQVALTGHAGPSAPVPRYRTRVADFATVVALAGAGAGIAIVPRRAAAGPVRSGALAACELAEPWARRGLSLCWGAALERGSPSWPVAAALADHLRAASVAAEG
- the secD gene encoding protein translocase subunit SecD — translated: MQQRPVLWRAMVALAVLAVSAVVALTTAPTLGLDLRGGTQIVLETRDTEEVPADAAATDRVLEVLRGRVDGLGVAEPSLTRSGENRIIVELPGLTDPAEAADTLGRTAQLRMHPVGVPGAPGGTPTVDETGQPLQIGPAALQGDMIASAQAVPSQQSVGFEVQIGFDGEGPARWQALTGEAACAPSGAPQRRVAIVLDDQVISSPQVVEDIPCGVGMVGGQTTITGNFSQEQASELAVLVEGGALPVPVEIIEQRTVGPTLGADAISASAWAAIIGSALTAVFLVVVYRLVGLVAVVALGGYALIAYAVQTGLGATLTLPGLAAFVLAVGMAVDANVLIAERSREEYALRPRLDRASEAGYRHSLSAVGDVAVTSLLAAVLLFGLASGPVRGFGVTLVIGVVVSLFSALVLSRLLTLAVLRIPAVRRRPRLSGIAAIGPVRTRLESRDPGFLRNAGKVLAVAGVVLVVATSGLFVRGLELGVEFTGGRLVEFTTANEITAEQARAAVTAAGYPDLQVTTTGDGAVGLRSGQLDDAAVAALRESVGAAGGGAEVLRDEMIGPSLGAELARGGIIALAVALAAQFVYLAFRFRWTFGAGAVAALLANVLVVVGVFAWTGRPVDGVFLAALLTVIGYSVNDTVVVFDRVREHWAARAGEPFHRVVGSAVLSTLPRTVNTGISTLVILAMLLFLGGATLADFALALIVGIVVGTVSTIVVAGPVAILLQRRWGQAPPRTGRDRQPVGKSGRRSGRAGRDRARGDGAVV